A window of Kribbella voronezhensis genomic DNA:
GGACGACGAATCCGGCGGCCAGTGTGATGTTCGACATCGACGAGTACGTCGCTTCGCGGGCGGTCCGGATCGAGGCGTGGAAGTTCCGCCTCGCCGCGCCGATGTGGTCCGCCGAGCCGAACCCGGGTCATCTCGCCCTGGTCCAGTTGGAGCAACAGGGCCGGCTGGCCGGGATCGCGACGCAGAACATCGACGGGCTGCACCAGAAGGCCGGCTCGTCCTCCGGCCTGGTGCACGAATTGCACGGCACGGTCCGCTTCGTCGACTGCCTGAGTTGCGCTCGCCGGGTGCCGATGGACGAGGTCCTCCCCCGGCTCACCGCGGGCGACGAGGATCCGGCCTGCGAGCTCTGCGGCGGCATCCTCAAATCAGCCACGGTCTCCTTCGGCCAGTCCCTCGATCAATCCGTCCTCGAGGCAGCCGTCGCCGCCACCCGGTCCGCCGACCTCTTCCTAGCCATCGGCACCTCCCTCCAGGTGTACCCAGCTGCCGGCCTCTGCGACCTGGCGCTCCAAGCCGACATCCCCCTCGTCATCCTCAACGCCACCCCCACCCCGTACGACGAGGAGGCCACCGCCGTCCTCGCCACCCCCATCGAAACCACCCTCCCCGCCCTGGTCGGCTGGGCCACCCCGCGTCGGCCGTTACCTGAACGCGACCTTTGAGGCGTTCCCCCCGGCGGAAGGCGGAGTTAGCGTCCGGGCAGATTGTCCTGTCTTGGGGAGGGGTCCCGTGATGAGTAGGTCTGTCGTCCATCGGTTGACAGCGGGGGTGACCGCGGCTGCGATGGTCGTGCTCGGCCTCGGTACGGCGACACCGGCGCCGGCTCAAGTCGTCGCGGATCGGGTGATCACCGTCGCCGGGTCGCTGCAGAGCGAGCTGGGTTGTCCGGGCGACTGGCAACCGTCGTGTGCGGAGAGCGAACTCACCAAGGGGACCACCGGCACGCAGTACGGGCGGGTGTTCGACGTGCCTGCCGGGGCGTACGAGTACAAGGTCACGGTCAACGGGAGCTGGGACGAGAACTACGGCGCCGGCGGGACGCTCAACGGGGCGAACATCCCGCTGCGGCTCGAGGGGCCGGCCAAGGTGCAGCTCAGCTACGACGACACCACCCACCTGGTCACGGTGAAGCCGGTCGACCTCGCCGGCGGGCTGACGGCGGCCGACAAGGCGCTGGCGAGTCCGAGCCTGCGCAAGGACCTCACCAAGGAGCGGTTCTACTTCCTGATGGCGGACCGGTTCGCCAACGGTGACAAGACGAACGACGCCGGCGGCCTGACCGGCGACCGGCTCAGTACGGGGCTCGACCCGACCGACAAGGGCTTCTACCACGGTGGCGACCTGGCCGGTGTGATGCAGAAGCTGGACTACATCAAGTCCCTCGGTACGACGAGCATCTGGCTGACCCCGTCGTTCAAGAACCGGCCGGTGCAGGGCACGGGCGCGAACGTGAGCGCCGGGTACCACGGGTACTGGATCACCGATTTCACCCAGATCGACCCGCATCTGGGCACCAACGCCGACATGCGCAAGCTGATCACGCTCGCGCACGGCAAGGGGATGAAGGTCTTCTTCGACATCATCACCAACCACACCGCCGACGTGATCGACTACCAGTCCGGGCAGTACGGCTACATCCCCAAGTCCACCAGCCCGTACAAGGATGCCAACGGCAACGTTTTCGACGACAAGGCCTACGCGGGCGGCGACACGTTCCCGCCCCTCGACAAGAACGTGAGCTTCCCGAACGTTCCGGTCTTCCGGACGCCGGCCGACGAGACCGTCAAGGTGCCGGCCTGGCTGAACGACCCGACGCTCTACCACAACCGCGGCGACTCGACCTTCGCCGGCGAATCGGCCGAGTACGGCGACTTCGTCGGGCTGGACGACCTGTTCACCGAGCAGCCGAAGGTCCGCGACGGCATGATCGACGTCTACAAGAGCTGGGCCGAGTTCGGGATCGACGGGTTCCGGATCGACACCGTCAAGCACGTGAACATCGAGTTCTGGCAGAAGTTCTCGCCAAAGATCCTGGCCGCCGCGAAGACGAGCGGCGCGAAGAAGTTCTTCATGTTCGGTGAGGTCTACGACGCCGACCCGAAGTTCATGTCGACGTACACGACCAAGGGCGCGCTGCAGGCGACGCTCGACTTCGGCTTCCAGCAGAACGCGGTCGCCTTCGCCGAGGGCAAACCGAGTACGCAGTTGCGCGATCTCTACGCCAACGATGACTACTACACCGACGCAGACTCCAACGCGTACCAACTGCCGACGTTCCTCGGCAACCACGACATGGGCCGCGTCGGTACGTTCCTCAAGCAGAACGGCGTCAACGGCCAGGAGTTGCTCGCCCGCGACAAGCTTGCGCACTCCTTGATGTTCCTGACCCGCGGGCAGCCGGTGATCTACTACGGCGACGAGCAGGGCTTCACCGGTGCGGGTGGTGACAAGGACGCGCGGCAGGACATGTTCGCCACCAAGACGGCCGACTACACCGACGACGAGGTCGTCGACGGTACCGGGACCACCACGATCGGCAGCAAGGACCGCTTCGACGTCAATGCGCCGATGTACAAGCACATCGCGGGTCTGCAGAAGTTGCGCGCGCAGTACCCGGCTCTGGCCGACGGGACTCAGGTGCACCGCTACTCGTCGAACGCCGGCGGGCTGTACGCCTTCAGCCGCTTCGGTGCGGACCGTACGGAGTACCTCGTGGTGGCCAACAACGCGACCACTGCGAAGTCGGCGACCATTCCGACGTACATGAAGGACAGCAAGTTCAAGCCGATCTATGGCGGCACGACTGCGCTGAAGACCGACCGTGAAGGCCGCACTCTGCTCACCGAGGCACCGCTGTCCGTGACGGTCTACCGGGCCACCACGACCCTGCCGTACCGGGCGAAAGCGCCAGCGGTCTACATGAGCTCGCCAGAGCCGGGTGCGTCCGTCGGTGGCCGAGCGGAGATCGCTGCTGCTGTGCCGGAGAACACGCCAGTGACGGTGACGTTCGGCTACCGCCCAGTCGGTACTACGGCGTGGCAGCGACTCGGGTCGGACGACAA
This region includes:
- a CDS encoding SIR2 family NAD-dependent protein deacylase, which codes for MTTADELVAKAERIAVLTGAGISTASGIPDFRGPQGLWTTNPAASVMFDIDEYVASRAVRIEAWKFRLAAPMWSAEPNPGHLALVQLEQQGRLAGIATQNIDGLHQKAGSSSGLVHELHGTVRFVDCLSCARRVPMDEVLPRLTAGDEDPACELCGGILKSATVSFGQSLDQSVLEAAVAATRSADLFLAIGTSLQVYPAAGLCDLALQADIPLVILNATPTPYDEEATAVLATPIETTLPALVGWATPRRPLPERDL